The genomic DNA CCTGTCGTCATACATACTTTAGCCGTTTCCTCGACTAAGCGTAAACGGTGAAATATCATTTCCTTATCGTTCAACTGATCAGATTGCAATAAGCCTGCTTTCCCAAGCGAAATTAAGTACTCTTTAGGATAAAACCCATCTAAATCAATTTGCTTTACAATCGGTTTTAATTTTTCCCGGATTAAATCTTCTAACATCCCTTTCTTCTCCAATTCATCGGTTAAAATTTCTCATCCCCCCTTAACTAAATATCTCTTAGAAAGGATCAGATTTTTTTACGATCTTTTGTCGTGCTTTACTCTTTCGGTGAAATTTCTGTAATCGTATCGATTGGCGCTTTGACGTATTCGCGAGCTTTTTTAACTAATGATTCATTTGGAGCATCATAGAAGCAAAGGCATTTTGTTAAGTCTTCACATACATATGTTCGTGAGAAAGTAACTTCAGGTACTTCAGCATAGTGAACAGAATTTTTCTCTTTCCGTTTTAAGTATTCATCCATCGTAATGTCTTCTGGTAAATTCCATTCAACAACGTAATTCACTTTACCTCCTTTGTTCTTCACATCTTCAATATTTTGACCGATAAGCCGAACAGGTTTAATGAAGGACACAGGAATCGATAATTCTCTTAAACTGTTGCTAATGTCATCTTTTCCTTTACTTTCAAAAATGAAAAATCCTCTTGAGAAGTCTTTTGATACTTGAACTTCAATCAATGTAATTTCCTTTTGTTGAAGACGTTCATGAATGTCGGCAACTTTTTTTTCAAGTTCATTTTTTCCTGTTACAGTTCCATTAAAAAGCGATTCAACTAAATATAGCACCATTAGATAACCTCCTGTCCTGACCTGTAAAAACAAAAAAAGCCGACCTTCCATAGGAAAACCTACGGAAAATCGACCTCCAGTCGTCTGGTCAGTCTTTTTTTATTTCATTTGATTATAAGTTATTTTATTATACTTAGTTCAAAAAATCAACCTATTATTGAAAGAAATATGGTAACATAAAATAAGGCTTTTTCCGTAGAATTAATATTTGTTGTATTGGAGGATATATGATGAAAGAAACGTACCAATTACCATGTAACATTGCCCAATCTTTAAATATTGTCGGTGATCGGTGGACTTTATTAATTATCCATGAAATTCTCATCGGTCAAACTACATTTAACCAAATTAAGAAATCACTAGAGGGAATATCCTCGAATCTTTTATCCGACCGCTTAAAATATTTAGAAGAAATGGGACTCATCACAGCAAAATTATATTCAAAACATCCACCTCGTAATGAGTATACTTTAACGGAAAGCGGTCGTGATTTAGAAGATGTCTTTCACGCTCTCATCCTTTGGGGGAAGAAACATTTAAAAAAATGCTATAAAAATATCGTACATAACACTTGCCAACATGAAGTGCAAATGTTATATTACTGTGCCCATTGCGAACAAAAGGTTACTGTTGAAGATCTAAACATTGTACCTGTTGATCAAACTAACGAAAGCTAATAAAGCCAATGAAATTGCCTCATTGGCTTGATTTACTAAACGCTCGAGATTCAACGTTATTTGTTCCGGCACCGTACTTCACACCTTTTAGCCCTACATGTTTACTTAGTGTTGGAGAATTAAAGAACAGAATTTTTTTAGCAAAATGCTTCCGGAAATTTGCACCTACTTACGATTTTCCTCTGGGGACATTCCCCACTGTTTTCCAATCCATTTTTCAACTTGTTGAATTCCTCGATCAAGGATTAACCCTGATAGCCCAATGGAAATAATTCCAGCTAACACGAGATCTAACCGCAATGAGTTTCTTGCGTCTACAATCATATATCCTAATCCAGACTGGGCACCGACCATTTCCCCAGCAACGAGAAAAATCCAAGCAGTGCCTAAAGCGATATGAAGACTGTTTGCAATAAACGGAAAAGATGCAGGGAAAATGATCTTCGTTAATAAAAAAGGTTGCTTCATTTCAAAGTTAGCGGCAACTTTCAAATACGTACGATCCACTTTTCTTACAGCCGAAACGGTTGAAAGTAAGACTGGGAAAAAAGCAGCGATAAATATAATAACGATCGCTGGAATATCTCCGATACCAAACCATAAAACAATAAATGGAGACCAAGCAATCGGAGACACCGGTCTTAAAACTTGTACAATTGGATCAATTATATTCCACAACCTTGTAGCCCAGCCAAAGATAAGACCCAATATAATCCCAGCTGCAACAGCTGCACAATAACCAATGACAAATCTTAGCAAGCTCACTTGAAGGTGAGCAAACAAAGTTCCATCTTGAAGTAAGTGAATGATCCCTTTGCAAACTTTTAACGGCGAAGGAAAAAGAGCTTCCTCATACTTTCCTGTTAAGATGATCATTTCCCATATAATGACTAAAATTGTTAAACCGATGAACACATTTAATATTTTTTTCAAAATAGCCATCACTCTACTTCACCTGGTCAATAAATGAACTGTCGACAAAATCTTGGTACTTTGGCGGGTTTTCCGCTAACTTCATCTCAATCACATATTGCCGTAATTGTTCATATTCTTTTGCATTTAGTCTTAAGTTGAGATATGCAATCCATTGTAACGATAAGTCCATCACCTTCTTCTCAACGTTCATATATTTTGTTAATATTTCATACGTCTGTTCATTTTTCATTTGTGCTTGTTCTCCAGCCTTGACATATTGAGTCATGAATTCTTGAACAGCATCCCGATCATGTTCAATCAACTCACTTCTTAAAACGATCGCACAGCATAACGAATCAACCCAAAGGTCTTCGGATTGATATAATACTTTTCCTTTATTAATCGCAACAGACAATGCTCCAAAAGGCTCGGCGACAACGTATCCGTGAATTCTTCCCTCTGAAAGGGCTGCCGGCATTTCGGAAGGGGGGAGTTCAATTATATTCACATCATCATATTTCAGTTGTTCTTTCTTCAACATTTCATAAAGTAATACGTTATGGGTAGACAATCTGTGGGGAATCGCGAAGTTTTTCCCTTTTAAATCTTTTGCACTTTTGATATCGTCAGATACAACAACTGCATTACCATCTCTGTGACCTAATGCAACAGCTTTCAGATCAATACCCTGTTCTTTTGCAGCCATAGCTAATTCAATCAGAACCGAAGCCCCGTCAATCCGTCCTGTATTTAAAGCATCTAGCAATTCAGGCCACGAACCAAACTTCACGAGTTCAAGCTTAACATGTTCAAACTGATCATCATCCAATTCATTTTCAATAAATAACGGTGCTGCATGAGTAATTGGTAAATATCCAATTTTTATGATTTGTTTTCCATCTTCAGTTTTTCTAAATACTGCTTCATTCGCTCTACATGCGGTAAGAGTAAAGACGGTAGCAACGAACAAAGTCATGAATAATATTCCTTTTCTCATGGTTGAATCCCCCTTTAGCCAATTTTGCTAGCGACTAACTTATATTTAATCTAATTTTAATGGAGTATTTTAAACTCATAAAAACCATTCAAATTTCATACTCAATTGCAGTTTTTCGAGAATTAAGATGAAATTGTTCAAAAATCATTTTCCGATAATATTGGAAATCGCTATGGCTTCGGTCTCGCGGTCTTGAAGTTTCAATCGTTAATTGTTTATGAATTCGTCCTGGGTTTGCATTCATGATCATAATCCGATCAGATAAATAGACAGCTTCGTCAATATCATGAGTCACAAGGATGACCGTCGTCTTCTCTTTACTTTGAAGCCGCAATAGCTCATCTTGTAAATAATAGCGATTAAACGTATCTAAAGCTGCAAATGGTTCATCCATCAAAATTAACTCTGGTTTAATGGCGAGAGCTCGCGCAATCGCAACCCGTTGCTGCATACCACCGGATAATTGATGCGGAAATTGATCTGCATTGTGATCCAATCCAACTAACGTTAAATATTTAAACGCACATTCCTTTCTCTCTTTAGAAGTCATGTTGACTTGTTCTAAGCCTAACTCAACATTCTTCAAAACTGTTCTCCACGGTAACAGTCCATAATGTTGAAATAACATTACACACTTACGACTTGGTCTGTTCACGACTTGCCCATTAAACATAACCCTTCCTTTATCAACTTTTTGAAAGCCACCAATAATATTTAAAAGCGTGCTTTTTCCACATCCGCTTTGTCCAAGAATAGAAACAAATTCCCCTTTTTTTACGTTAAAAGAAATGTCATGCAATACTCGTTCGCACTTCTTCTTATTCAAAAAGTACTTACTCACTTTATCGATTTGAACAAATTGCTCCAATCACTATACCCTCCTTTTCACCCATTCAATAAACTTATGAAGCTTTAAAAAACAAAAAAGATCGATCTCCATCGGAAACAATAGCTTCCTTTAGAAAATCGACCTCCAGTGATCTGGTCAGTCTTATTTTATTGAATTCCCATCTGAATTGTATAGTTAAAATATTACAAGTTATTTTATAATAGTTAGTTCAAAAAATCAACTTATATTTTACTATGAATATATGTTTACTTTAAGGAAAATAGAAAAAACCGCTGTTTTACAGTGAACCCTAATCGTTAGGATGCTTCTAGCTTATTCGTTTTTCAACTGTATCCAATCATATAAAATGTGGCATACTTTGTCCTGATAAAATAAACAAGTGATAGAATATGATTAAAGAAGATTCCCACTGCTTCTTCATCTACATAACCAATTAAGGCTTGCTCACCATTCTTTAAAGCTGTTGAGATGGAATGAACTGTTTCCTCTAAGGTGCTTGAAAGCGGTATTACGTGTCTATATTCAGAAAATGCCTTTAAGTCGTGAATAAGCAGAGCATCACAAATTTCCGCTAGTTTCATTTTCATCACAATCCAATCCCTCCTTTGATATTATAAATATACATTCATATTTATTTTTTACAAAAGTCTATAACCGTTAGCAACTAAAAAAGCGCCAAAGATTATTGAACGATTCTTTAACGCTTACTGAACGTATTGTTTACTTATTTATTATTAAATTATCCTCTATACTTTTGATGATCTCGTAAGGTCCAGATGATTTGTTGGAAGGTATAACAGCTTTAATTCCCAAGCCAGGATAGAAAGATGAATGAAAGCTGACACCAGGATCATATCCTATAACATAATATTTAAAAATATCTCCATTTTTTTTACTAATCCATATACCATAACCATAGTGCTGCTCATTCTTCACTGTAACGTGTGGAGTCAAAAGAATATTAGTATATTTTTTACTTAATAGCTTATAATCTAGCAATCCTTCCCAACATTTCATCATATCTTGTGCAGTTATAAATGCACCTCCATCAGCTCCGCCTTTTATAGGGATAGAGAAAAAATTAGTCCTCCAAGTTCCGTCTTTATGATCAATATATCCATATGCCGTATTACTTGGTAAATGATCTAAAGAAAAATACCCTGAATCTGCCATTCCACATCGAGCAAACACATTTGATTCGATATAATCTGTAAAAGCTAACCCAGTATGTTGTTCAATAATTAATCCTAAAACTATAAATCCAGCATTATTATAATGAAATTTTTCTCCCGGTTTATACATCATTTGATTCTTTTGGAACATTGGCAGAAAATCCGTTAAGCTATTCATATGATAAGTAGGTCTTTCTTTCCAAAGGTCTGCATAATCGTCCATGACCGCTTCGTCAAAATAATCAGGTATTCCCGACGTATGTGTTAATAAATGATGGATTGTAATATCTTCATGAAAATATGGGAATGAAATATGTAAACAATCCTTCAGTTTAGTGTCAAAAGAGAGCATACCCTTTTCAACAAGCTGGCATATTCCTATTGCCGTAAATAGTTTACAGCCTGAAGCTATTCCGAATTTTGTATTGATCAAATTTGCTCGTTTGTCTGCCCTGTTAGAATAGCCCGCTGTTAATTGAAAAATAACATCTGCCTCCCTTTTTACAAAAATAACCCCTGAAAAATCTATCTCATAACAAACTTTTTTTAACGTTTCTTTCATAGTCTTCATCCTTTATATATTAAAAATTTTCGAAAACTCCCTTTGATAATTACGACATAAATGTCTGTGTAACCTGCAAGATTTTCATTTTAATTTTTAAACGTTAAATATATTCAATTTAGGCTGGTCAAAGAGAGGGAGAAGGCAACAAATTTTAACAAGAACTTTTATCATAAAATAAAAATCGTAGTTATCAAAAACGATAACTACAATTAAACAACTTGTCATAAGTTTAAGATTGCAGACAAACCATTATTTAAATTGATTTACTCAGAGTAGTTGAAAACACTTGTCAGTCAAGGGTTCATGAGTTTGTTTGTCAACGGTCATCAACTGATAAAAGGTCTTTCAAAAACTTTTTAATCTGCTTATATTACATCAAATTCTTTCTTTAATCGTTCTTCAAAATGTTTGTTAATGTGATCTCGAACAAATTGTTCACGCTTATCGTGATCTTCTTCCTTTCGAAAGAATCCCACACGTCTTTTCCTCTCCTCTTCCGGCTTTGTGAACCACATGTTGAGTGCTTCATCTCTTAATTGGGACTCTATTCTCCGACGTGTGATCATTTCAGTCATTCTTTCTTGACGTTCCTCTTGGAATGTTTTAGGTTGTGGTAATCGCTTTAGCAGTTCCTCATACTGCTGCTTCATTTCTCTGTTTTGTCGTTCGGTTATTTCTCTCACTAGTTTCTCTAACTCTCTTCTCATCGTCTTTGGATCTGTCACTTGTGGAGCATTTGTTTCGTCCGGTTCATTCAAAGAAATTCTAAGTTCAAAATGCTTTGGTAACTCATAAAAGATCCCATCTAACGCCCACTTTTGATCCCTTTTTTCTCTTATATATAAAGCAATGTCTAAATCAAGCTGGTCATAAACCTTTTCACCATACTCAGTACGACTCACTGTATGAATATGCTTTTCTTCTAATTCCTTAAACCACCTATCAACAGTATTCGGATGCTTGCCAACTTTTTTTGAAAAGTCGCTGATCCTCCAATATTCCATACTTACTTACACCTCACTTTTTACAGAGCACTTAATAAGAAAAAATGTGTAACACTTGTAGACAACACAGACACATATGATCTATATCTTGTAGTGGGCATGTAGAATATATTCTACATGTAAGCCATATTTACCTGTTTCTTAAGATTCAATATTCGAAATATTGGAAGAAATAATATAAAACTAGAATAAAAAGTTTTCTTTTCTCCTCAAATAAAATTTATTTGCGTAAACCTATTGACTATTAAAGTTAACATTTATTATTATTTAACTGTTAACTACTTTAAATAATAGGTTTACACATTAGGGATGGGTGACTAAAAATATACAGTTCTTAATCTCAATGGGAGGATAGAAAAATGCCGAAGGAAAAATATTATAGTGTCAGGATGAGAGCGGCTAAAAACGGAGCGCATGAACAAGGTGGAAAACATATCTCCGGTGGGGAATTGCTTTCAACGTATAACGATTTGAAACATTCGATCGATATTTTGTTAAATAAGGCGCTCACTCATTCAAGAGGAAAACCAGATTTTATGCAGATTCAATTTGATTGTATTAACGAGCCAATTACACGAATCAAGCCGCTGCCAATTAAAACGAATCAAGTGAATTCAGTCGAAACTGGACAAGCATTATGTCGGGAGCTTTTGGCTCTAGCTGGTATCCGAAAGGAAATTATCGAAAAAGTATATACAAACCTGCCTCAATACGAAGTGACTAGAGGTGCTGTTTTAATTGATATTCAGTCAGGTGAACGGATCGATAATAGGGAAGAAAAAGGTGTCCGGGTTTCTAGAATGGATTGGATCAACGCAAATTTTGAAAAATGGGCTAATTACTATAAAATGCCTAAAAATTTAAGAATGAAAGAGGCTCTTGTGCTGGCCACAAAGGTGTGTGCACATCCTAATACGATCGCAGAATTATGTTGGTCAGATGATCCCGAATACATAACAGGTTATGTTGCAAACAAATACATTGGCTATCAACGTATAACACAGTTGAAAAAATCGGGAGATGAACGCGGCTGTCGTGTCGTATTTTTTTTTTTGTCAATTGTCAAAAAAATCAGAAGTCATATATTCACTATTTAGAAAAACAGCCAGTATTTATTCAATGGGAGGATGAAAATGGGACACAAGTTAATTGAAAAAAGTAAAAAATATCTTTGGCTTCCTTTCACGCAAATGAAAGATTATGATAAAGATCCTTTCATTGTCGAAAGCGGCAATGGGATCAAATTGAAAGATATAAATGGCAATGAATACTATGATGGCTTTTCTTCTGTCTGGCTCAATGTCCATGGTCATCGAAAAAAAGAGTTAAATGATGCTCTTAAAAAGCAACTTGAAAAAATCGCCCACTCTACATTATTAGGGATGACAAACATTCCAGCGACTGAACTTGCTGAAAAACTAGTTGAAATTAGTCCCGATAAGCTGACACGTGTTTTTTATTCAGATAGTGGCGCAGAAGCGATTGAAATAGCTCTTAAAATGGCCTTTCAATATTGGAAAAATATTGGAAAGGGCGAAAAGCAAAAATTTATTGCGATGCAAAATGGTTATCATGGTGATACGATTGGCGCCGTAAGCGTCGGTTCTATTAATCTATATCATCAAGTATACGGTCCATTAATGTTTGAAAGCTACAAAGTACCTACTCCTTATGTATACCGTTCGAAAAGCGGTGACCCTGATCAATGCCGTGATGAATGTTTAGCAAAC from Bacillus aquiflavi includes the following:
- a CDS encoding DUF4242 domain-containing protein, with the protein product MVLYLVESLFNGTVTGKNELEKKVADIHERLQQKEITLIEVQVSKDFSRGFFIFESKGKDDISNSLRELSIPVSFIKPVRLIGQNIEDVKNKGGKVNYVVEWNLPEDITMDEYLKRKEKNSVHYAEVPEVTFSRTYVCEDLTKCLCFYDAPNESLVKKAREYVKAPIDTITEISPKE
- a CDS encoding winged helix-turn-helix transcriptional regulator, which translates into the protein MKETYQLPCNIAQSLNIVGDRWTLLIIHEILIGQTTFNQIKKSLEGISSNLLSDRLKYLEEMGLITAKLYSKHPPRNEYTLTESGRDLEDVFHALILWGKKHLKKCYKNIVHNTCQHEVQMLYYCAHCEQKVTVEDLNIVPVDQTNES
- a CDS encoding ABC transporter permease, giving the protein MAILKKILNVFIGLTILVIIWEMIILTGKYEEALFPSPLKVCKGIIHLLQDGTLFAHLQVSLLRFVIGYCAAVAAGIILGLIFGWATRLWNIIDPIVQVLRPVSPIAWSPFIVLWFGIGDIPAIVIIFIAAFFPVLLSTVSAVRKVDRTYLKVAANFEMKQPFLLTKIIFPASFPFIANSLHIALGTAWIFLVAGEMVGAQSGLGYMIVDARNSLRLDLVLAGIISIGLSGLILDRGIQQVEKWIGKQWGMSPEENRK
- a CDS encoding ABC transporter substrate-binding protein — protein: MRKGILFMTLFVATVFTLTACRANEAVFRKTEDGKQIIKIGYLPITHAAPLFIENELDDDQFEHVKLELVKFGSWPELLDALNTGRIDGASVLIELAMAAKEQGIDLKAVALGHRDGNAVVVSDDIKSAKDLKGKNFAIPHRLSTHNVLLYEMLKKEQLKYDDVNIIELPPSEMPAALSEGRIHGYVVAEPFGALSVAINKGKVLYQSEDLWVDSLCCAIVLRSELIEHDRDAVQEFMTQYVKAGEQAQMKNEQTYEILTKYMNVEKKVMDLSLQWIAYLNLRLNAKEYEQLRQYVIEMKLAENPPKYQDFVDSSFIDQVK
- a CDS encoding ABC transporter ATP-binding protein, whose product is MEQFVQIDKVSKYFLNKKKCERVLHDISFNVKKGEFVSILGQSGCGKSTLLNIIGGFQKVDKGRVMFNGQVVNRPSRKCVMLFQHYGLLPWRTVLKNVELGLEQVNMTSKERKECAFKYLTLVGLDHNADQFPHQLSGGMQQRVAIARALAIKPELILMDEPFAALDTFNRYYLQDELLRLQSKEKTTVILVTHDIDEAVYLSDRIMIMNANPGRIHKQLTIETSRPRDRSHSDFQYYRKMIFEQFHLNSRKTAIEYEI
- a CDS encoding serine hydrolase domain-containing protein, yielding MKETLKKVCYEIDFSGVIFVKREADVIFQLTAGYSNRADKRANLINTKFGIASGCKLFTAIGICQLVEKGMLSFDTKLKDCLHISFPYFHEDITIHHLLTHTSGIPDYFDEAVMDDYADLWKERPTYHMNSLTDFLPMFQKNQMMYKPGEKFHYNNAGFIVLGLIIEQHTGLAFTDYIESNVFARCGMADSGYFSLDHLPSNTAYGYIDHKDGTWRTNFFSIPIKGGADGGAFITAQDMMKCWEGLLDYKLLSKKYTNILLTPHVTVKNEQHYGYGIWISKKNGDIFKYYVIGYDPGVSFHSSFYPGLGIKAVIPSNKSSGPYEIIKSIEDNLIINK
- a CDS encoding MerR family transcriptional regulator, translating into MEYWRISDFSKKVGKHPNTVDRWFKELEEKHIHTVSRTEYGEKVYDQLDLDIALYIREKRDQKWALDGIFYELPKHFELRISLNEPDETNAPQVTDPKTMRRELEKLVREITERQNREMKQQYEELLKRLPQPKTFQEERQERMTEMITRRRIESQLRDEALNMWFTKPEEERKRRVGFFRKEEDHDKREQFVRDHINKHFEERLKKEFDVI